One window from the genome of Mauremys mutica isolate MM-2020 ecotype Southern chromosome 4, ASM2049712v1, whole genome shotgun sequence encodes:
- the RAPSN gene encoding 43 kDa receptor-associated protein of the synapse has translation MRLFGAKEMGQDQTKQQIEKGLQLYQSNQTEKALKVWMRVLEKTTDPAGRFRVLGCLITAHSEMGRYKDMLKFAVVQIDTARELEDPDYLMESYLNLARSNEKLCEFQKTISYCKTCLNMQGTTVSLQLNGQVSLSMGNAFLGLSIFQKALECFEKALRYAHNNDDKMLECRVCCSLGSFYTQIKDYEKALFFPCKAAELVNDYGKGWSLKYRAMSQYHMAVAYRKLGHLADAMECCEESMKIALQHGDRPLQALCLLCFADIHRSRADIQTAFPRYDSSMSIMTEIGNRLGQIQVLLGVAKCWVIQKELDKALEGIEKAQELAEGLGNKLGLLKLHCLCEGIYRTKGQQRELRDHVVKFHECVEEMELYCGMCGESIGEKNNQLQALPCSHFFHLKCLQTNGTRGCPNCRRSSMKPGFV, from the exons ATGAGGCTTTTTGGTGCAAAGGAGATGGGTCAGGACCAGACGAAGCAGCAGATAGAGAAAGGACTCCAGCTCTACCAGTCTAACCAGACAGAAAAGGCCCTGAAAGTCTGGATGAGGGTATTGGAAAAGACCACGGATCCTGCTGGCAGGTTTCGGGTTTTGGGCTGCCTCATCACCGCTCACTCGGAGATGGGCAGGTACAAGGATATGCTAAAG TTTGCAGTTGTGCAGATTGACACAGCTCGGGAGCTAGAGGACCCTGACTACCTTATGGAGAGCTACCTGAACCTGGCTCGGAGCAATGAGAAACTCTGTGAATTCCAGAAAACCATCTCTTACTGTAAGACATGCCTGAACATGCAGGGCACCACTGTGAGCCTGCAACTGAATGGCCAGGTGAGCCTCAGTATGGGTAATGCCTTCCTGGGCCTCAGCATCTTTCAGAAGGCACTGGAGTGTTTCGAGAAAGCCCTGCGCTATGCACACAACAATGACGACAAGATGCTGGAATGTCGCGTCTGCTGCAGCTTGGGGAGTTTCTACACACAGATCAAG GACTATGAGAAAGCCCTGTTCTTCCCATGTAAAGCAGCTGAATTGGTGAATGATTATGGAAAGGGCTGGAGTTTGAAGTACCGAGCAATGAGCCAGTACCACATGGCAGTGGCCTATCGGaagctggggcacctggcagatGCTATGGAATGCTGTGAG GAGTCAATGAAGAttgctctgcagcatggggacCGGCCACTGCAGGCACTGTGCCTACTCTGCTTTGCTGATATCCACCGCAGCCGAGCAGACATACAG ACAGCCTTTCCTCGCTATGATTCCTCCATGAGCATCATGACAGAGATTGGAAACCGCCTGGGACAGATCCAGGTACTGCTGGGAGTGGCCAAGTGTTGGGTGATCCAGAAGGAGCTAGACAAG GCACTGGAAGGCATTGAGAAGGCCCAAGAGCTGGCAGAGGGACTGGGGAACAAG CTTGGTCTGCTGAAGCTTCACTGCCTGTGTGAAGGGATCTATCGCACAAAAGGACAGCAACGGGAACTTCGTGACCATGTGGTGAAGTTCCACGAGTGTGTAGAGGAGATGGAGCTGTACTGCGGCATGTGTGGAGAGTCCATTGGGGAAAAGAACAACCAGCTCCAGGCGCTGCCTTGCTCCCATTTCTTCCATTTAAA